agactttttgaaaaaagggggtTTTTGACTTACCTTTAGTTCAATTGCGGTTGCAATATACTCTTTGACGTTGAGAGCTTTGACTTTTCTTTGAGGTGCGTAGATAAGTTTGGAACCTATAAAGTCAGGATTAGCATCCTTGAAGGACTTTAAGGTCTTCTCGTAGATTCGAGCTGTATCAATGTTGGTGTAAACGGTATTGTCCATATCATAAAGCTGTCGAAGAAGTTATTAAAATTagtcaaaaattcactttttagacttttaaaaagtttcatACCACAGGTAAAGTTGTTCGGAACTCTAAATACATGACTCCATCAGCGTGGAATTCGGTCAAAGCTTGATAGTAGTACTCAGCCCAAACGGGTGCATAAAACAGCAGTCCACTAAGAAGACCAAATATTTTCACAAATTCCTGCCATGCAGCATTGACATCATCGAACTTTTTAGTCGGGTATAGTGACAATCGGCCTCTGAGGTATTCGTCGAACTTTTTAGCTCCTTGTTGTTCACGAACGTTTGATGTTAAATCCCAGGAACAACCTTTTTCATTGGCCggttttgttttcgaaaaaaggaACAACTTAGCATCTTGATCGCTATCTATGCAAACCCAAAGGTCTCCCTTATAAGTCAGATTGACGATATAATTTGTACTGCATAAAGCGGTATCATGAGCATGTAGAACACCACCTTTTGGCATAGCTTCCAGAAGTTTGAAAAGTTCAGAGTCccttattttttccaaaaccgTAAAAAAATGCTGAGATGGACTAAAAAGATGAGGAACTTGAAGACCTTCTTCGAATTCTTTAGTTTTTGCTGCCATTATGATTTTATTTGCCAAAACTTCATCAGCGTTAAGTTTGATTTTCGAGCCGAAACCACGTGATTCTTCATTTTCTACCAATTGACTGCGAAGTTTGTTGTATTCTTCCAAAGATGGTCGTTTCGATGTGGCACGTTCAATCACAGTTGGTTGGCCAAAACCAAAACTATGATAAATGTCTCGTTTGGCATTTTGAAATGTTCGACTTGTATTGTATGGATTTGAGGAAACGAGTGTAAAAACTACGCAGAAGAAGAATGTGATCAACAGTGATCGATTCATGTTGATAGACTATTGAATGGAATTCTTCTGACCAAATGGTTGAGGGTTTTAATGACTTTTTATctggaatttaaaaataaaaaaggttataATCTAGTTTGATCTTTGTGATAAGATAATAAAAAGAGTTAGAAACTTATCAATTAAATATGTATAAgcaaaaaactattgaaaaactTGTGATAAGCGAAATGTTGCTACTGATTTGTTTTGGAGTGGGTTATTaatgagctttttttttttattgtttctgagggaataaaaatgaaaaaaaaaaaaaaacgtttttgtgATACATTTTAATAGCTTGCACTTGGTACCTATCAAAAACCAACAGCTTTAGTTTTTGTTGCAAAATTAATGAATGTAACTTTTGCGTGTGTAACTTTCTGTCTGGTCTAGACAttgatttacattttttatgataaaaaagtttttaaatcaaaaggtTTATCTTAAGTGGCACACTTGAGGTCTTCCCCTAATCATAGAGATATCGATTTTATCAGCtctcatattttattttaatttgtggaTTCAAAGTTAACAAAGTTTATTGCTGATAAAGGTAAATATTTACAACACGTGGAGTTGGAGTCATATTTCATGAACTAAGAGGacgcaatgaaaaaaaattctttcaaactaCAATGAAATAGTGAACTTCAGCTCCGAACGAAGTACGCTTTCTTATTTAAGGCTGCAAGAGATGTTTGCACTGCCATTTGGTGAACCCCGTGCAATTTCGCTTTTTGCAAAGGCTTTTACAGTTTTCTGTCTCAGTTTTATCTtgtagtttggaaaaaaaattatattatatttcataaacaaTAACGTTACAACACTGTACTGTTTATTGTACcgcagtttttgagaaattaatcaaaaaacatatatggcttttttttaaagtagttGTGGTTTTTAATTTGTCGAAAACGACAAGACAGTTTTGGGTagagttttctgtttttgtttaaaaacaaataagatcaTTGAATTTGGAAAACTAAATTAGGAGGTacttaattacaaaaaattttgaaacaaaataatttgaaattttctcttgcac
This DNA window, taken from Episyrphus balteatus chromosome 2, idEpiBalt1.1, whole genome shotgun sequence, encodes the following:
- the LOC129909240 gene encoding adenosine deaminase 2-like; its protein translation is MNRSLLITFFFCVVFTLVSSNPYNTSRTFQNAKRDIYHSFGFGQPTVIERATSKRPSLEEYNKLRSQLVENEESRGFGSKIKLNADEVLANKIIMAAKTKEFEEGLQVPHLFSPSQHFFTVLEKIRDSELFKLLEAMPKGGVLHAHDTALCSTNYIVNLTYKGDLWVCIDSDQDAKLFLFSKTKPANEKGCSWDLTSNVREQQGAKKFDEYLRGRLSLYPTKKFDDVNAAWQEFVKIFGLLSGLLFYAPVWAEYYYQALTEFHADGVMYLEFRTTLPVLYDMDNTVYTNIDTARIYEKTLKSFKDANPDFIGSKLIYAPQRKVKALNVKEYIATAIELKEKFPNFFAGFDLVGQEELGKPLIDFLPQLLQIPDDINFYFHAGETNWFGATTDENLVDAVLLGTKRIGHGFALIKHPGVLEHLKENNIAVEVNPISNQVLQLVTDLRNHPCSHLFADNYPVVISSDDPSFWRASPLSHDFYVAFLGIASAHADLRLLKQLAINSIEYSALSVDEKEQAFAMWQVKWDKYIDWVRNSAGSAGAAALTNNID